A single window of Achromobacter xylosoxidans DNA harbors:
- a CDS encoding glycine betaine/L-proline ABC transporter ATP-binding protein, with translation MSKIEVKNIYKIFGPHPKKWLEAAQGGMSKEALLAESGHTLGLRDISLSIEEGSIYVIMGLSGSGKSTLIRHFNRLIEPSAGHILVDGVDVVSLNKRDLETFRQKKMSMVFQRFGLFPHRTVLDNAAYGLAVQGVGRAEREQRAREWLEQVGLSGFEQQYPHQLSGGMQQRVGLARALATDAEILLMDEAFSALDPLIRREMQDQLLQLQSKLNKTIVFITHDLDEALRLGNRIAILKDGELVQEGTPEDILLNPANDYVQSFLQDVNRTKVLNATHAVNPARLTLTMRSRPAHSVDRMRALNYEYAPVLDGKRLAGVLTLEAAEQAVREGGRDVSRFVEDLASVPATAGLGEVLAQLVHSDQPVAVTGENDEFIGMLSRKKVVELVTPVLAESAPAAESSESAEPPPATGGDPAQAELQGQPQPTQRGEAA, from the coding sequence ATGAGCAAGATCGAAGTCAAGAACATCTACAAGATTTTCGGGCCGCATCCGAAGAAATGGCTGGAAGCCGCGCAGGGCGGCATGAGCAAGGAAGCGCTGCTGGCCGAAAGCGGGCACACGCTGGGCCTGCGCGACATCAGCCTGTCGATCGAAGAGGGCAGCATCTACGTCATCATGGGCCTGTCGGGGTCCGGCAAGTCGACGCTGATCCGCCACTTCAACCGCCTGATCGAGCCCAGCGCCGGCCACATCCTGGTCGACGGCGTCGACGTCGTCAGCCTGAACAAGCGCGACCTGGAGACCTTCCGCCAGAAGAAGATGAGCATGGTGTTCCAGCGCTTCGGCCTGTTCCCGCACCGCACCGTGCTGGACAACGCCGCCTACGGCCTGGCCGTGCAGGGCGTGGGCCGCGCCGAGCGCGAGCAGCGCGCCCGCGAATGGCTGGAGCAGGTCGGCCTGTCGGGCTTCGAGCAGCAGTATCCGCACCAGCTGTCGGGCGGCATGCAGCAGCGCGTGGGCCTGGCGCGCGCGCTGGCCACCGACGCCGAGATCCTGCTGATGGACGAGGCCTTCTCGGCGCTCGACCCGCTGATCCGCCGCGAGATGCAGGACCAGCTGCTGCAACTGCAATCCAAGCTCAACAAGACTATCGTCTTCATCACCCATGACCTGGACGAAGCGCTGCGCCTGGGCAACCGCATCGCCATCCTGAAGGACGGCGAGCTGGTGCAGGAAGGCACGCCCGAAGACATCCTGCTGAATCCGGCCAACGATTACGTGCAGTCGTTCCTGCAGGACGTGAACCGCACCAAGGTGTTGAACGCGACCCACGCGGTGAACCCGGCGCGCCTGACGCTGACCATGCGATCGCGCCCGGCCCATTCGGTCGATCGGATGCGCGCGCTGAACTACGAGTACGCGCCGGTGCTGGACGGCAAGCGGCTGGCCGGCGTGCTGACGCTGGAAGCGGCCGAACAGGCCGTGCGCGAGGGCGGACGCGACGTGTCGCGCTTCGTCGAGGACCTGGCTTCGGTGCCGGCCACGGCCGGCCTGGGCGAAGTGCTGGCGCAGCTGGTGCACAGCGACCAGCCGGTAGCCGTGACGGGCGAGAACGACGAGTTCATCGGCATGCTGTCGCGCAAGAAGGTGGTCGAGCTGGTGACGCCGGTGTTGGCCGAGAGCGCGCCCGCGGCCGAATCCAGCGA
- a CDS encoding ABC transporter permease — protein MFPEIIPARQVRGAIDGFVDHLVTNYADTLETLSQPVLHALVWLEQVLRSSPWWAVVGVTIAIAWLVSRRIGLSLAMGALLCVIGVLGLWDAGMQTLALMIMAAGLSVIIGIPLGVLMARVNWLRSIMLPVLDVMQTMPSFVYLIPVVMLFGLGKIPAIIATVIYAVPPLIRLTDLGIRLVDREVLEASRAFGANPRQQLFGVQLPLALPNIMAGINQTTMMALSMVVIASMIGARGLGYEVLLGINRLEVGRGLLAGLGIVVLAVLFDRITQSYGQRMRMGGQR, from the coding sequence ATGTTTCCTGAAATCATTCCCGCCCGTCAGGTGCGGGGGGCCATCGACGGATTCGTCGATCATCTGGTCACCAACTACGCCGATACCCTGGAGACGCTGTCCCAGCCCGTGCTGCACGCCCTGGTGTGGCTGGAGCAGGTGCTGCGCAGCTCGCCGTGGTGGGCGGTGGTCGGCGTGACCATCGCCATCGCCTGGCTGGTCAGCCGCCGCATCGGCCTGAGCCTGGCCATGGGCGCGCTGCTGTGCGTCATTGGCGTGCTCGGCCTGTGGGACGCCGGCATGCAGACGCTGGCGCTGATGATCATGGCGGCCGGACTGTCGGTGATCATCGGCATTCCGCTGGGCGTGCTGATGGCGCGCGTCAACTGGCTGCGCTCGATCATGCTGCCGGTGCTGGACGTGATGCAGACCATGCCCAGCTTCGTGTACCTGATCCCGGTCGTGATGCTGTTCGGCCTGGGCAAGATCCCCGCCATCATCGCCACCGTGATCTACGCCGTGCCGCCGCTGATCCGCCTGACCGACCTGGGTATCCGCCTGGTCGACCGCGAGGTGCTGGAAGCGTCGCGCGCGTTCGGCGCCAATCCGCGCCAGCAGCTGTTCGGCGTGCAATTGCCGCTGGCCCTGCCCAACATCATGGCCGGCATCAACCAGACCACGATGATGGCGCTGTCGATGGTGGTGATCGCCTCCATGATCGGCGCGCGCGGCCTGGGGTATGAAGTGCTGCTCGGGATCAACCGCCTGGAAGTGGGCCGCGGCCTGCTGGCGGGCCTGGGCATCGTGGTGCTGGCCGTGCTGTTCGACCGGATCACGCAATCGTATGGACAGCGCATGCGCATGGGAGGCCAGCGATGA
- a CDS encoding ABC transporter substrate-binding protein: MRFTPVKTLAAAAVLFAFAGSAQAADAPQCELKRPINFGAMNWESNLVLVDVERFIMEKGYGCKTETLPTETLPALAALERGDLDINTEIWLNSVADPWERAEKTGRVKRIGDLYMGGEAWYIPRYTAERLPELKSAADLPKFKDKFKDPEEPGKGRFYGCPAGWGCEVTSTNLFHALKLDDTYTLYSPGTGAAQKAALMSAYKRKQNVVFYYWSPTPLVGAMDLVKLEMPPYDAEKHKCLTSPKCAKPEPSAYPDNPVFTAVNTKFSQEAPVLTEFLSKVSVPLPVMNETLAHMEETGDESGAVAKWFLKNKPDVWTKWVPADVAGRVQSAL, encoded by the coding sequence ATGCGTTTCACCCCTGTCAAGACCCTGGCCGCCGCGGCCGTCTTGTTCGCCTTCGCCGGTTCGGCCCAAGCCGCCGACGCGCCGCAATGCGAACTCAAGCGTCCGATCAACTTCGGCGCCATGAACTGGGAATCCAACCTGGTCCTGGTCGATGTCGAACGTTTCATCATGGAAAAGGGCTACGGTTGCAAGACCGAAACCCTGCCCACCGAGACCCTGCCCGCCCTGGCCGCGCTCGAGCGCGGTGACCTGGACATCAACACCGAGATCTGGCTGAACAGCGTCGCCGACCCCTGGGAACGCGCCGAAAAGACCGGCCGCGTCAAGCGGATCGGCGACCTGTACATGGGCGGCGAGGCCTGGTACATCCCGCGCTACACCGCCGAGCGCCTGCCCGAACTGAAGTCCGCGGCCGACCTGCCGAAGTTCAAGGACAAGTTCAAGGATCCCGAAGAACCGGGCAAGGGCCGTTTCTACGGCTGCCCGGCGGGTTGGGGTTGCGAAGTCACCAGCACCAACCTGTTCCACGCCCTCAAGCTGGACGACACCTACACGCTGTATTCGCCGGGCACCGGCGCGGCGCAGAAGGCGGCCCTGATGTCGGCCTACAAGCGCAAGCAGAACGTGGTCTTCTACTACTGGTCGCCCACGCCGCTGGTCGGCGCCATGGACCTGGTCAAGCTGGAAATGCCGCCCTACGACGCCGAAAAGCACAAGTGCCTGACGTCGCCCAAGTGCGCCAAGCCCGAGCCCAGCGCCTATCCCGACAATCCCGTCTTCACCGCCGTGAACACCAAGTTCTCGCAGGAAGCGCCGGTGCTGACCGAATTCCTGTCCAAGGTCTCGGTGCCGCTGCCGGTGATGAACGAAACCCTGGCCCACATGGAAGAGACCGGCGACGAGTCCGGCGCCGTGGCCAAGTGGTTCCTGAAGAACAAGCCCGACGTCTGGACCAAGTGGGTCCCCGCCGACGTCGCCGGGCGCGTGCAAAGCGCGCTGTAA
- a CDS encoding class I SAM-dependent methyltransferase — protein MNPLLSVVERKLQALPVTVQLVLPDGTVMGPPDPRVRFVTHDKTALAHLAEGAVGVLGQDYVEGRIDIEGSMRDVMAAASALLPGSPVDAARGGWLTELVRKVMSVWRHSVERDARQIEFHYDLSDDFYALWLDPRRVYSCAYYREPGMTLAQAQEAKLDHICRKLRLRPGERFLDVGAGWGGLLLWAAEHYGVDATGITLSRNQHAHVTKLIQEKGLGDRVRMELLDYRKLDESTPFDKIASVGMFEHVGRAQLEGYFAKLRRLLKPGGLIMNHGITAAGVYNAELGSGMGEFIEKYIFPGGELTHISVVMEAMTNGGLEEVDVENLRPHYARTLWAWSDALEARLPEAAQILGGEQGARSLRAYRLYLAGCAMGFEHGWIALHQVLGQHPATGRPDELDNPPDLAYPWRRDYMYREDVGGAR, from the coding sequence GTGAATCCTTTGTTGTCTGTTGTGGAACGCAAGCTCCAGGCACTGCCCGTGACTGTCCAGCTGGTGCTGCCCGATGGCACGGTAATGGGGCCGCCGGATCCCAGGGTGCGCTTCGTGACGCACGACAAGACCGCCCTGGCCCATCTGGCCGAAGGCGCTGTCGGCGTGCTGGGCCAGGACTACGTCGAGGGCCGCATCGACATCGAAGGCTCGATGCGCGACGTGATGGCGGCGGCCTCGGCGCTGCTGCCTGGCTCGCCGGTGGATGCGGCGCGCGGCGGCTGGCTGACCGAGCTGGTGCGCAAGGTGATGTCGGTGTGGCGCCACTCGGTGGAGCGCGATGCCCGCCAGATCGAATTCCATTACGACCTTTCCGACGACTTCTACGCGCTGTGGCTGGACCCGCGCCGGGTCTATTCCTGCGCCTACTACCGCGAACCCGGCATGACGCTGGCGCAGGCCCAGGAGGCCAAGCTGGACCACATCTGCCGCAAGCTGCGGCTGCGCCCTGGCGAACGCTTCCTGGACGTGGGCGCCGGCTGGGGCGGCCTGTTGCTGTGGGCCGCCGAACATTACGGCGTGGACGCCACGGGTATCACGCTGTCGCGCAACCAGCATGCGCATGTCACCAAACTGATCCAGGAAAAGGGGCTGGGCGACCGCGTGCGCATGGAGCTGCTGGATTACCGCAAGCTCGACGAGTCCACGCCGTTCGACAAGATTGCGTCGGTTGGCATGTTCGAGCACGTCGGCCGGGCCCAGTTGGAAGGCTATTTCGCCAAGTTGCGGCGGCTGCTCAAGCCGGGCGGACTGATCATGAACCACGGCATCACCGCGGCCGGCGTCTACAACGCCGAGCTGGGCAGCGGCATGGGCGAATTCATCGAGAAGTACATCTTCCCGGGCGGCGAGCTGACGCACATCAGCGTCGTCATGGAGGCCATGACCAATGGCGGCCTGGAAGAAGTCGACGTCGAGAACCTGCGGCCGCACTACGCCCGCACGCTGTGGGCCTGGAGCGATGCGCTGGAGGCGCGCCTGCCCGAGGCCGCGCAGATCCTGGGAGGCGAGCAAGGCGCGCGTTCGCTGCGCGCTTACCGGCTGTACCTGGCCGGGTGCGCCATGGGCTTCGAACATGGCTGGATCGCGCTGCACCAGGTGCTGGGACAGCATCCCGCGACCGGCAGGCCCGACGAATTGGACAACCCGCCCGACCTGGCCTATCCCTGGCGCCGCGATTACATGTACCGCGAGGACGTCGGCGGCGCGCGCTGA
- a CDS encoding Bcr/CflA family multidrug efflux MFS transporter — translation MPGWLILMGALTAIGPFAIDMYLPAFPTIAANLGVPRGDVERTLAAYLIGLALAQVFYGPMADRYGRKPPLMVGLALFMVASLGCALAGSVQALTGWRVLQAMGGAAGIVIPRAVIRDHYETHEAARAMSLLMLIMGLAPILAPLAGGQLLGIASWRSLFWVMLAGGAMLMTAVVLIMKESLAPERVVPLRLGTIVQNYRALFAHRGFMAHSLAGGFGQAGMFAYIIGSPRVFIELYGVDPKYYGLLFGTNALSLIICSQISARLLRTHTPRQLQRRALTSLACASLAAVALALAGWMTLPLLMACLICYMGSQGFVNPNSAALALSDQGKRLGAASALLGTLQLSCGALAGFAVSAWQTDSALPLTTTLATCACLSWLSGRVAQSHPA, via the coding sequence ATGCCGGGCTGGCTCATTCTCATGGGCGCCCTGACGGCAATCGGTCCTTTCGCCATCGATATGTACCTGCCGGCGTTCCCGACGATCGCCGCCAACCTCGGCGTCCCGCGCGGCGATGTCGAGCGCACTTTGGCCGCCTACCTGATCGGCCTGGCGCTGGCGCAGGTGTTCTATGGTCCGATGGCGGACCGCTACGGCCGCAAGCCGCCGCTGATGGTGGGCCTGGCACTCTTCATGGTGGCCTCGCTCGGCTGCGCCCTGGCCGGCTCGGTCCAGGCGCTGACAGGTTGGCGCGTGCTGCAGGCCATGGGCGGCGCGGCCGGCATCGTGATTCCGCGCGCCGTCATCCGCGACCATTACGAAACCCACGAAGCGGCGCGCGCCATGTCGCTGCTGATGCTGATCATGGGCCTGGCGCCTATCCTCGCGCCGCTGGCGGGCGGGCAGTTGCTGGGCATTGCCAGCTGGCGCAGCCTGTTCTGGGTGATGCTGGCCGGCGGCGCCATGCTGATGACCGCCGTGGTGCTGATCATGAAGGAATCGCTGGCGCCCGAACGCGTCGTGCCGCTGCGCCTGGGAACCATCGTGCAGAACTACCGGGCCCTGTTCGCGCACCGCGGCTTCATGGCGCACAGCCTGGCCGGCGGCTTCGGCCAGGCCGGCATGTTCGCCTACATCATCGGTTCGCCGCGGGTGTTCATCGAGCTGTACGGCGTCGATCCCAAATACTACGGCCTGCTGTTCGGCACCAACGCGCTGTCGCTCATCATCTGCTCGCAGATCAGCGCCCGCCTGCTGCGCACCCACACCCCGCGCCAATTGCAACGCCGCGCCCTGACCTCGCTGGCCTGCGCCAGCCTGGCGGCGGTGGCGCTGGCCCTGGCGGGCTGGATGACGCTGCCGCTGCTGATGGCCTGCCTGATCTGCTACATGGGCAGCCAGGGCTTCGTGAATCCCAACTCGGCGGCGCTGGCGCTGTCCGACCAGGGCAAGCGGCTGGGCGCGGCCTCGGCGCTATTGGGGACGCTTCAACTGTCCTGCGGCGCCCTGGCGGGTTTCGCGGTCAGCGCCTGGCAGACCGACAGCGCCCTGCCGCTGACGACCACGCTGGCGACCTGCGCCTGCCTGTCCTGGCTGTCGGGCCGGGTGGCGCAATCGCACCCCGCCTGA
- the rpmB gene encoding 50S ribosomal protein L28: MARVCQVTGKGPMVGNNVSHANNKTKRRFLPNLQSRRFWVESENRWVRLRVSAKAIRTIDKNGIDAVLAEMRARGELA, translated from the coding sequence ATGGCACGCGTATGCCAAGTGACCGGCAAAGGCCCGATGGTGGGCAACAACGTTTCGCACGCGAACAACAAGACCAAGCGTCGCTTCCTGCCCAACCTGCAATCGCGCCGGTTCTGGGTTGAAAGCGAAAACCGCTGGGTGCGCCTGCGCGTCTCGGCCAAGGCCATCCGCACGATCGACAAGAACGGCATCGACGCCGTGCTGGCCGAAATGCGTGCCCGCGGCGAACTGGCCTAA
- the rpmG gene encoding 50S ribosomal protein L33 — translation MAKGIREKIKLESTAGTGHFYTTTKNKRNMPEKMLIKKFDPVARKHVDYKETKLK, via the coding sequence ATGGCCAAAGGTATCCGCGAAAAGATCAAGCTCGAGTCGACTGCCGGCACGGGTCATTTCTACACGACCACCAAGAACAAGCGCAACATGCCCGAGAAGATGCTGATCAAGAAGTTTGATCCGGTCGCTCGCAAGCACGTCGACTACAAGGAAACCAAGCTGAAGTAA
- a CDS encoding ABC transporter substrate-binding protein: MLRPCLTLLRRALAPALLALALTPVASAKDTKEPIRIGEINSYKAIPAFLGPYKKGWQLALEEVNASGGVLGRKLEVFSRDDNGNPGDSVRAAQELLAREKVDLLFGGFLSNTGLALTDFAKQQQVFFLAAEPLTDKITWQEGNRYTWRLRPSTWMHVAALAPKALALRKKRWAIVYPNYEYGQSAVATFKAMMKSFQSDVEFVAEQAVPLGKVDAGAVVQALADAKPDAIFNVLFAADLTRFVREGNTRGLFENLPVVSVLSGEPEYLEPLGADTPSGWIVTGYPWYAIDTPANKTFVEAYRKRYNETPKVGSVVGYASLMSIAQGLKAAGEVDTEKLVDAFAGLKVDTPYGPIQYRKIDHQSTMGVYIGVTAVEDGKGIMKDFAYIDGARLQPPDEQVRKMRPR, from the coding sequence ATGCTCCGTCCCTGCCTGACCCTGCTGCGCCGCGCGCTCGCCCCCGCGCTCCTGGCCCTGGCGCTGACCCCGGTCGCGTCCGCCAAAGACACCAAAGAGCCGATCCGCATCGGTGAAATCAACAGCTACAAGGCGATTCCGGCCTTCCTGGGCCCGTACAAGAAAGGCTGGCAGCTGGCGCTGGAAGAGGTCAACGCCTCGGGCGGGGTACTGGGCCGCAAGCTCGAAGTGTTTTCGCGCGACGACAACGGCAACCCGGGCGACTCGGTGCGCGCCGCCCAGGAACTGCTGGCGCGGGAAAAGGTGGACCTGCTGTTCGGCGGCTTCCTGTCCAACACCGGCCTGGCCCTGACCGATTTCGCCAAGCAGCAGCAGGTGTTCTTCCTGGCCGCCGAACCTCTGACCGACAAGATCACCTGGCAGGAAGGCAACCGCTACACCTGGCGCCTGCGGCCGTCCACCTGGATGCACGTGGCCGCCCTGGCCCCCAAGGCGCTGGCGCTGCGCAAGAAGCGCTGGGCCATCGTCTATCCCAACTACGAATACGGGCAATCGGCCGTGGCCACCTTCAAGGCCATGATGAAGTCGTTCCAGTCCGACGTCGAATTCGTCGCCGAACAGGCCGTGCCGCTGGGCAAGGTCGACGCCGGCGCGGTGGTGCAGGCCCTGGCGGACGCCAAGCCCGACGCCATCTTCAACGTGCTGTTCGCCGCCGACCTGACGCGCTTCGTGCGCGAGGGCAACACCCGCGGCCTGTTCGAGAACCTTCCCGTGGTCTCGGTGCTGTCCGGCGAACCGGAATACCTGGAGCCGCTGGGCGCCGACACACCGTCGGGCTGGATCGTCACGGGCTACCCCTGGTACGCCATCGACACGCCCGCCAACAAGACTTTCGTCGAGGCCTACCGTAAGCGCTACAACGAGACGCCCAAGGTCGGCTCGGTAGTGGGCTACGCCTCGCTGATGTCGATCGCCCAGGGCCTGAAGGCTGCCGGCGAGGTCGACACCGAGAAGCTGGTCGATGCCTTCGCCGGGCTGAAGGTGGACACGCCCTACGGCCCGATCCAGTACCGCAAGATCGACCACCAATCCACCATGGGCGTCTACATCGGCGTCACGGCGGTCGAGGACGGCAAGGGCATCATGAAGGACTTCGCCTACATCGACGGGGCGCGCCTGCAGCCGCCCGACGAACAAGTGCGCAAGATGCGGCCGCGCTGA
- a CDS encoding ABC transporter permease, which translates to MSLSGLLSQLLNGLADASALFLVASGLSLIFGVTRVVNFAHGSFYMLGIYLAWTFTRHFGDGAGYWAGLLLAALATGLIGAAAELLVLKRLYRAPELFQLLATFALVLIIGDATLAVWGPEDLFSPRAPGLSGAVDILGRRFPQYDLLLIAAGPVVLGLLWLLLMRTRWGRLLRAAAENRDMLAALGVNQAWLFTSAFTLGAFLAGLGGALAAPRVPATLGLDLEIIASAFVVVVVGGLGSIPGAFLAAILICCVKAVFVFLGQVQIGPWLFNLSKLTLLAEFAVMAVVLVARPWGLLGQPPAPSSHTLAAEAPIVPAGRRLRLAYGLLLALLILAPLATSQWPYAGILLTEILIAALFAASLHFLTGLAGMTSFGHAAWFGLGAYGAALLLKLMALPMEAALLLGPFAAALGALLFGWFCVRLSGVYLAMLTLAVAQILWALAYQWDEVTGGSNGLIGLWPSSWLARGPWFYYLTLALCALGIAWLRRLAFSPLGYALRGVRDSGLRAEALGMDTRRIQCIGFVAASLAAGLAGSLYAFSKGSIAPDVLAVSRSVDGLVMVLLGGLQTLAGPLVGAAAYTWLQDAAARSTEYWHAVLGLAILALVMLFPAGLAGAAARLGRRRA; encoded by the coding sequence ATGAGCCTGTCCGGGCTGCTGTCGCAGCTGCTCAACGGCCTGGCCGACGCCAGCGCGCTGTTCCTGGTAGCCTCGGGCCTGTCGCTGATCTTCGGCGTCACGCGGGTGGTGAACTTCGCCCACGGCTCCTTCTACATGCTGGGCATCTACCTGGCCTGGACCTTCACCCGCCATTTCGGCGACGGCGCCGGCTACTGGGCCGGCCTGCTGCTGGCGGCGCTGGCCACGGGCCTGATCGGGGCGGCGGCGGAACTGCTGGTGCTCAAGCGCCTGTATCGCGCGCCGGAACTGTTCCAGTTGCTGGCGACCTTCGCCCTGGTGCTGATCATCGGCGACGCCACGCTGGCCGTCTGGGGGCCGGAGGACCTGTTCTCGCCGCGAGCGCCCGGCCTGTCGGGCGCGGTCGACATTCTGGGGCGGCGCTTCCCCCAATATGATCTGCTGCTGATCGCCGCGGGCCCGGTGGTGCTGGGCCTGCTGTGGCTGCTGCTGATGCGCACGCGCTGGGGCCGGCTGCTGCGCGCCGCCGCCGAGAACCGCGACATGCTGGCCGCGCTCGGCGTCAACCAGGCCTGGCTGTTCACCTCGGCCTTCACCCTGGGCGCATTCCTGGCCGGACTGGGCGGCGCACTGGCCGCGCCGCGCGTGCCCGCCACGCTCGGCCTGGACCTGGAAATCATCGCCAGCGCCTTCGTGGTCGTGGTGGTGGGCGGCCTGGGTTCGATTCCGGGCGCATTCCTGGCCGCGATACTCATCTGCTGCGTCAAGGCGGTGTTCGTGTTCCTGGGCCAGGTGCAGATCGGCCCCTGGCTGTTCAACCTGTCCAAGCTCACCCTGCTGGCCGAATTCGCCGTCATGGCGGTGGTACTGGTGGCGCGTCCGTGGGGCCTGCTGGGCCAGCCGCCAGCGCCATCCTCGCACACGCTGGCGGCCGAAGCCCCCATCGTCCCCGCCGGCCGGCGCCTGCGGCTGGCCTATGGCCTGCTGCTGGCGCTGCTCATCCTGGCGCCGTTGGCCACGTCGCAGTGGCCCTACGCCGGCATCCTGCTGACCGAAATCCTGATCGCCGCCTTGTTCGCCGCCAGCCTGCATTTCCTGACCGGACTGGCCGGCATGACCAGCTTCGGCCATGCCGCCTGGTTCGGCCTGGGCGCCTATGGCGCCGCGCTGCTGCTGAAATTGATGGCGTTGCCGATGGAAGCCGCCCTGCTGCTGGGGCCGTTCGCGGCCGCGCTCGGCGCGCTGCTGTTCGGCTGGTTCTGCGTGCGCCTGTCCGGCGTCTACCTGGCGATGCTGACGCTGGCGGTGGCACAGATCCTGTGGGCGCTGGCCTACCAGTGGGACGAAGTGACTGGTGGCAGCAACGGCCTGATCGGACTATGGCCGTCGAGCTGGCTGGCGCGCGGCCCGTGGTTCTACTACCTGACGCTGGCGCTTTGCGCGCTCGGCATTGCCTGGCTGCGGCGGCTGGCGTTCTCGCCGCTGGGCTATGCGCTGCGCGGCGTGCGCGATTCGGGCCTGCGGGCCGAGGCGCTGGGCATGGACACGCGCCGCATCCAGTGCATCGGCTTCGTGGCTGCGTCGCTGGCGGCCGGCCTGGCGGGATCGCTGTACGCCTTCTCGAAAGGCAGCATCGCCCCCGACGTGCTCGCGGTCAGCCGCTCGGTCGACGGCCTGGTGATGGTGCTGCTGGGCGGCCTGCAAACCCTGGCCGGCCCGCTGGTCGGCGCGGCGGCCTATACCTGGCTGCAGGACGCCGCCGCGCGCAGCACTGAATACTGGCACGCCGTGCTGGGCCTGGCCATCCTGGCGCTGGTCATGCTGTTCCCTGCCGGCCTGGCGGGCGCGGCGGCGCGCCTGGGACGCAGACGCGCATGA
- a CDS encoding ABC transporter ATP-binding protein, with protein MTTAPALLRVQGLRKSFGGIDALADVSFELEAGRMLALIGPNGAGKSTCFNVVGGQLRPDAGSVRLDGRELIGLSAGRICRLGVGRTFQTAATFRSMTVLENVQTALLSRDRLLLRPWRRAASHRADEALALLEQVGMADRAGAHCGALAYGQVKRVELAMALAHRPRLLLMDEPTAGMATNERHALMRLTRELADTQRMAVLFTEHSLDVVFKHADRIAVLVRGSLLAEGPPGRIAVDARVKAAYLGTDAPRA; from the coding sequence ATGACGACCGCCCCCGCCTTGCTGCGCGTCCAGGGACTGCGCAAATCCTTCGGCGGCATCGACGCGCTGGCCGACGTCTCGTTCGAGCTGGAGGCCGGCCGCATGCTGGCGTTGATCGGCCCGAACGGCGCGGGCAAGTCCACCTGCTTCAATGTGGTCGGCGGGCAGTTGCGGCCGGACGCCGGTTCGGTGCGGCTGGACGGTCGCGAACTGATCGGCCTGTCGGCCGGCAGGATCTGCCGCCTGGGCGTGGGACGGACCTTCCAGACCGCCGCCACGTTCCGTTCGATGACCGTGCTGGAAAACGTGCAGACCGCGCTGCTGTCGCGCGACCGCCTGCTGCTGCGGCCCTGGCGCCGCGCCGCGTCACACCGCGCCGACGAGGCCCTGGCGCTGCTGGAGCAGGTGGGCATGGCCGACCGGGCCGGCGCCCATTGCGGCGCCCTGGCGTACGGCCAGGTCAAGCGGGTGGAACTGGCGATGGCGTTGGCGCACCGGCCGCGGCTGTTGCTGATGGACGAACCCACCGCCGGCATGGCCACCAACGAACGCCACGCGCTCATGCGCCTGACACGTGAACTGGCCGATACGCAGCGCATGGCCGTGCTGTTCACCGAGCACAGCCTGGACGTCGTTTTCAAGCACGCCGATCGCATCGCCGTGCTGGTGCGCGGCAGCCTGCTGGCCGAAGGCCCACCGGGCCGCATCGCCGTCGACGCGCGCGTCAAGGCAGCCTATCTGGGCACCGACGCGCCGCGGGCCTGA